Below is a genomic region from Sorghum bicolor cultivar BTx623 chromosome 9, Sorghum_bicolor_NCBIv3, whole genome shotgun sequence.
CAAAAATTATAGGTCCACACACTTGTGCTCAGACTGACCTTCAACAGAAGCATCGACAGTTGACCTCTACCCTTATTGCTAGTACGCTATGCACAACTTTAAAGGGTCAACCTAACTTGAAGGTCAGAACAATTATGGACATGGTTCAGAAGATATTTAAGTATGACATAAAGTATGGCAAAGCATGGAGGTCAAAGCAAAGGGCCTGGAAGATGATATATGGGGACTGGGAGGAGGGGTACGAGCAGCTGCCAGCAATGTTCAATGCAATGAAAGCAGCAAATCCAGGCATGCATTACGAGTACAttccgaagcctaatgaatGGAGGAATGGGAGGCAGATATTCTTTCGTGCATTCTGGTGCTTTCCACAGTGTGTCCAGGCTTTTAGGCACTGTCGTCCAGTGTTATCAATTGATGGTACTTTTCTGCTTGGCAAGTACATGGGCACTCTTTCGGTAGCCATTTCCTGTGACGCAGACAACGCATTGGTTCCTTTGGCTTTTGCTTTGGTGGAGAGAGAGAACAAAGACAGCTGAGGTTGGTTCATGCGCCTTGTTCGGATACATGTCATTGGCCCACATAGGGAGGTTGGTGTCATATCTGATAGGCACCAAGGCATACTCAGTGCCGTACAGGAGCAGATTCCTACGCTTTTCAGTTTTCAACTAGGCTTTTCAGTAATCGAATCTAGGCTTTTCAGATGAAAATCCAAATAGACTTTTCAGTTTTGAACTAGGCTTTTCAATAATCGAATCTAGGCTTTTCAGGTGCATTTATTTTATACTACAACGGCTACCAACTATTgggttcatatatatatatatatgcagtgGTGAGAGCGTTGCTACTCACTTGAGATTGTTCAGTTGAAGTTAAAATGTCTGGAGGGTCGTCTAGAGGGAAGGGAAAGGGAAAGGCGGCGATGAAGGGTAATCCCTTTCTTTGGGAGGGTCCTCTTGGTCCTAAAGACTTTGAGGAAGCAATTTATGATAGGTTCCACCTTGAGAGCAAACATGATTTTACTAAAGAGGCTCCACTGAGGGCATATGATGACCGAAAAGAAGAGTGGCCAAAATGCATGCATGGTGAGGATTGTTTGGTGCAGATGTACATAGAGGGGATAGATGGAGGGCGTCGTTTCTTCAAATGTCCACGAGCATGGGTAAGTCATATTAGTAATTCAACCTTCAATAAGATACTCTTTTGTGCTAAAGCTATATACTTATTGCAGTCATCCTTGTCAAAAGAGAACTGTGGCTTCACCAGATGGGTCGATCCTAGACCTATTCATCCCCATGCAGAGTACATCTACTACCTGCAGGACCGTATCTTTGATTTAGAAACGGAAGTTAGCAGTGGTTACAAGGACGACGAAGATGACGACAACAACAATGCTACTGGCTCCCAAAACACAATATGCAATGATCCATACTGCACATGCCCTAATCACAAGAACAAGGGCCCTCCTTCACCAccacccccaccaccaccaccaacaacgGGAGGATACTATGGAGAAGGGGCAACACAGTTTGCTATGTGGCCACACTACTAGGTCGAAGTGAACTAATTCACAGACCACATCCATATGTTTGTTGTTTGGTTTAATCACCTAAGGCATGTTAGGGTTAGTCGAAAGAACTATGTACCTTTGTGTGGTATATGTTCTCACATGCCATTTCCTATGCTTGTTAATTGTTTGAATTACCTAAGGCATGTTAGGTTTAGTCTCGGACCTCTGCACCCTTGTTTGGTGCATGTTTTGACATGCCATTCAATGTGATGTGTGCTACTAGTTATGCAATATACTAGTTCGTTAACTTCCATTTCAACTAATTATCCTCATTTCATTTCCTATGCAAtactcaaataaaaatattgtctactaataatgaaaccaaattaaaattgctaaagtgCATTACATGACAACAAATTGAAAAGTCCAACACTAAACAATATTGTCCATGAACCAAACATAGAACAAGAAGGTAATGTAACTACTGAGTGCAACGAGGCCACTTTCCCTTCCGCTGGGCATCTGGATTCTCATCCATCGCTGCCTTCGCTCGGCGCACACGCTCAAGCTTCTTTTCCCTCTCCTCCCGAGCCGCAGCAACACGTCTtctttcctcctcttccttgtgCTCCCTCTTTTGAGCCTCATCTCTACGTCTCTTCTCTAATATCTCTGCACGCTCTGCATCCCACTCCTTTAGGCCTTGTAGAAGCCGCTTGTCGGACTCCTTAATCTCAGTGTCGATCCACTGCTCAAAATCACACAATGGTGGAGGGGTCCGCAACAAATATATTTGTTCAAAAAATTAAATCATGCTTCATAGGACACAAAATACTAAGTGCACAATAGAAAAATTAACTTACAATAAAGTTACTGCGGCGTTGTTTTGGCGTAGGCTTCCAGGCAAAATTGGAACACATCCAATACCTCTGCCGATAGGTTTTCTCGTCTTCTGGAATTTCTACCTTGCAAGGATCACCACAAAAGCACATAGGTACTGGAATACCGCTAGGAAGCGGCTTGTGGATGTACGGACTCCCGGTCGTCCGGCCATAGCTACAGTTCAAAGAATTCAATTCTAAGAAATCATAGTAATTAACGATTCAACCGAAAACTACAATTTACCAAATGATAAATAATAATGAATGAAATTTATCGAAACATGTCGAAAGGTTACCTTGGTTTGCTACTTTTTCCACGACGTGGCATTCTACGATTGCgtaatataaatattaatcaTCCATTCAAAAATCTAGTAATGGTTTATCTAAGTCTACAACATACGTGTAATATAGGTCAAATCAATGTGTCAGAAACTAATATGTGAAAGAGTATACCTGGCTCTTCAAGATCTATGGATCAAATCAAACTTTTGATGGTCGAAATATTGAATCCAAATTCGTGCTCGGTTTTTGGAGAGGAAGAGCCGAGAGGGGAGATGAAAATATAAACTGCGTCCACGGTAGCGAAGGGCGTCGGCTGATTTGTAGTAGAGAGCTCGACGTTGTGATCTACGGCGTCGAGCTCCCTGCCACGTCAGAGCCACGTTAGAAGCCCCGCTGGGCACAGCTAGGGACCTCGACGCCTTGATCCATGGCGTCGAGCCGTGATACCTCGACGCTATGATACATGGCGTCGATCTCCTGGGTCCAAAACCGAGATGAAGTTTTATAGGGTCAAAGAagcaaatttttttttaaaaaaaagccaAATTGTAAAATGTTGGGCGCCGTCGTCGGCTGGGAAGCAGCTGGGGCCAGCTGCAGCTTGTCAGCGCGGCGCCGCACGTTGTCCCTGAGCCGGCGGAGCTTCCTGGCGAACTCCCGCAGCTCCTCCTCACCGAGCGCCTCCGCGTCCGCCTGCCACCAGAAGCGAaccccgcccgccgccgcggcccggagcaccttctccccgacgGCGTGCATCCGCGTCTTCTCCTCGGCCACGCGCGCGCCGGTCTCCTTCGCCCGCCGCGCCGTGACCTCCATCACCTCGCGCTCGCGGTCATCGTCGCCCTCGCCGCTGGGGAGCGGGGTGAACCGGCTGATAACGCGTTCGACGGAGGGGGCGCCCACTGCGGACGGCTTCCCCGTGGCGGAGAAgacgacggcggcgacgcgcGCGCCGCAGAGGAGGGAGAGCTCCGAGGCCTTCTTTAAAAGCCCCGACttgcgcttggagaaggtcaccAGGCGGCTCTTGGGGTCCTCGATAAGGACCAGCTCCCTGCGCCTCCGCCCCTGGCTAGCCTTTCCTGCCCCGCGCGGCGACACCATCGCCGTCGCCGCGGCCGTTTTCTTGGTCCCGTACGTACTGCTCTCCCTCTCGCTCTCTTAATAACGAAGGAAAGA
It encodes:
- the LOC8061325 gene encoding agamous-like MADS-box protein AGL29 isoform X1 — its product is MVSPRGAGKASQGRRRRELVLIEDPKSRLVTFSKRKSGLLKKASELSLLCGARVAAVVFSATGKPSAVGAPSVERVISRFTPLPSGEGDDDREREVMEVTARRAKETGARVAEEKTRMHAVGEKVLRAAAAGGVRFWWQADAEALGEEELREFARKLRRLRDNVRRRADKLQLAPAASQPTTAPNILQFGFFLKKNLLL
- the LOC8061325 gene encoding uncharacterized protein LOC8061325 isoform X2 translates to MPRRGKSSKPSYGRTTGSPYIHKPLPSGIPVPMCFCGDPCKVEIPEDEKTYRQRYWMCSNFAWKPTPKQRRSNFITPPPLCDFEQWIDTEIKESDKRLLQGLKEWDAERAEILEKRRRDEAQKREHKEEEERRRVAAAREEREKKLERVRRAKAAMDENPDAQRKGKWPRCTQ